GCCGCAGCGGAAAACCACTGGCCCGCGTTCGTAGAGTCGGGGCATGGGGCGTGAATCGGTGCTGGTGAACTTCGTCTACTGCCATCCCGTCGGGCATGCCGTGGAAGCAGTGCAGTACTGCCTCGGTTATCGCCGCGCGAACCCGGACCGCCGCATCGGCGTGGTGCTCAACTCCGCCACGGCGGTCGACCTGGCCGCCTGGTGCGACGCGATCGACGAGGTGTACACAGTGGACATCGACGTGTTCGGGCCACCGACCGCCGAGGCGCTCGCGCACGTCCCGGCCGAGTGGGACTGGGTCGTCGACGACCCGCGCGGCCACCAGAAGTGGCAACACGACATCTTCCCCGGCCTGCGGCGCTACTACGAACTGGCCGCCGAGCATTTCCGCACCACCGGCGGGCACACCCAGATCGGGGCGCCCCGGCCGTCTTACCGGTCGCACAATTCGCTGCGGCTGAACCTGCCGGACCCCGCACGCGACTGGGCGGCCGAGCTGCTGCCGCAGCATGCCGCCCCGACCATCGCCATCCTGCCCGGCGGCAGCGCCGAACGCTGGCGCTACCCATCGCTGAGCTCCTGGCAGCGGATCCTCGGCGCCGTCGTCGAGCGCTGGCCCGAGGTGCGGGTGTGCTTGACCGGCAAACTCACCGACGACGGCCGCACCAGCACCGGGTTCACCCGAGCGGAGTTCGACGCGCTGGCGGAGACCGTCCCGAACGCCGCCTGGGCACTGGATGTGCCGCTGGACCGGCAGCTGGCCGCGATGCAGCGCTGCGACCTGTTGCTCTCGCCGCACACCGGGTTCGCCTTCGCCGCGCTGGCCGTCGGCACGCCCTGGCTGTCGCTGGCCGGCAACGACTGGGCGGAGTACTACTTCAACCCCGGAGTACCGTTCTACTCGGTGCTGCCGGACCCGGACCGCTTCCCGTGCTACGTCCTGCTGGGCAACACCCCGGATCCCGTCGATGACGAGGGTCCGCGCTCGCCCAGCATGTCCTCGGCGCGCATCGAGGCCGATCTCACCGAGCTCCTAGCCGGCGTGGCCTGGCTGCTGAGCGGCGAAGCCGACTTCGACACCGCGATGCGCGATCACGCCCGCCGCCTGCACACGCTCTTCGCCGGTCGCACCGACCTGATGTTCTCGGTGGACAGCCTGCTGACCTCGTACCTGTGACGGCGCATCGAGCCCGCCGCATCTGGCGAAAACAATCACCGCACTCCCCTCGTTGTCCTTGTCGAACCGTGGAGGTTGCAGAGATGTCATCGCCGGAGTGTTTCGTGGTGATCACCGGTGGTCCCGGTGCGGGCAAAACGGCCCTGGTCGACCGGCTCGCCGCCACCGGACTCGCCCGGTCACCGGAAGCCGGCCGCGGTGTGATCACCGATCAGCTCGCCATCGGCGGCCGCGCGCTGCCCTGGGCCGACCGTGTGCTGTTCGCGGAGCTGATGCTGAGCTGGGACCTGCGTTCCTACCACCAGGCCCGCCGACAGAGCAGCCCGGTGATCTTCGATCGCGCTCTGCCCGACATCGTCGGCTACCTGCGACTCAACGACCTGCCGGTGCCCGAACACGTGCACACCGCCGCGCAGCGGTTCCGGTATCGCAACCGGGTCCTGCTCGCCCCGTTCTGGCCGGAGATCTACCGGCAGGACGGCGAACGCAAGCAGTCCCTGTACGAAGCGGAACGCACCTACGAGCACATGGCCGCCGCCTACACCGATTACGGCTATGAGCTCGTGCACCTGCCACGAACCACAGTCGAGCAGCGGGCACGATTCGTGCTCGACGAGCTGACCTGACGGTGGCCAGGGTGCTCAGCGCAACCGATAGGTCCTGCCTTCTGCTCCCCACTCGCCGAATGGCGGGAGCTCGCCGCGGTCGATCGCGCGGATCGAGGGGCGTCCGATGTGTGCGAAGACGAGCCGTGCGATGCCGGCCCGGGCGGCGCTGTTCGCGGTCTGCACGGTGGCAGCGTGCCCGCCGACGCCGCCGGCGAAGCGGATCGGCCGGTCCCAGCCGGCCGCGTCGGCGAACATCAGCTCAGCGTCGCGGGCCCAGTCCGGGAAGGTCCAGAACTCCGGCGCCCACACCGCGCGGTGGCCGTGGTGGTCGATCACGTATCCGTAGGTCGGGTGCGCGGTGTGCTCGACGGGGAGCGGTCGCAGCCGTACTCCGCCGGCCTGGTACTCGACGGCCCCGGCGGGCACTCCCAGGGCTGCGCTGCGACGCCGGATCGAGGGCATGAGCTCGGCGCGTTCATCGCAGACCAGCCAAGCATCGACGTGCTCGCCCTCCGGCGCCGTGCCCCCGCCGTCGATGATCACCCGATGCCCGCTCCACCGCACCGCCAGCCCGGCGGGGCGGTAGCGCGGCGAGTTCATCGCGCCGACCCCCAGCAACGTCAGGTTCACCATCACGCGGTCCTCCCGCCACGCAGCGGCCGAGGTCTGCCTTGAGCCCGGTCCGGCCGAATACGGCCTTATGGCAAGCATGTCGGTCGCGCACCTGCGGATCCAGTCGAACACATCCCGAGTGGTTCCCGCGTGCCGGGGTGGGTGCGGGCTCGCACCGTCCACTCGCGACACTGGTCGGCTCAACGCCGATATACCGCGGCGATGGCGGTGAGACTCACGCTGGGGCGGCCCGGTGGCTCGATATCGCGCGGCCATAACCAAATCGTATAGCTGCTCCGTCGGATGCATTTTGCGAAAACGCTGCCGCGCCCCAGGCTCGGGTGCATGCAGACAACAGCGCATGCGCGGCAGGCCGCAGCCGATCCGGTTTCCGCTGCGGACAACGGTGGGCGCTACGCGGGCATCGCGATGATGGTGGGCAGCGGGCTGTCCAACCAGGTCGGTGCCGCCGTCGGTTCCTTGGCGTTCCCGGTGATCGGACCGGCAGGTGTGGTGGCGGTGCGGCAGTGGATGGCCGCAGTCACGCTGCTGGCGGTCGGCAGGCCGCGGGTTCGCTCATTCACCTGGCAGCAGTGGTGGCCGGTCCTGCTGCTGGCGGCGGTGTTCGCGACGATGAATTTGTCGCTATACAGCGCGATCGACCGCATCGGTCTTGGCCTGGCGGTGACGCTGGAGTTCCTCGGCCCGTTGGCAGTCGCGCTGGCCCGCTCTCGCCGCGCGGTGGACCTGGGCTGCGCGGTTATCGCCGCCGCGGGCGTGGTCGCGTTGACCCGGCCGCAGCCGACGACGGATTATCTCGGCATCGGCCTGGGTCTGCTGGCCGCGATGTGCTGGGCGTGCTACATCCTGCTCAACCGCTCGGTGGGTCGTCGGCTGCCTGGTGTCGAGGGCACGGCGGCAGCAGCCGGGCTGTCGGGTCTTCTGTTCGTCCCGATCGGCATTGTGGTGCTGCTCCAGCATCCGCCGACCCCGGCCGCGCTGGGATGCGCGGCGGCGGCAGGCATCCTCGCCTCGGCGATTCCGTTCCTGCTCGACATGCTGGCGCTGCGCCGGGTTCCGGCCCACTTCTTCGGCATCTTCATGAGCATCAACCCGGTCCTGGCGGCCACCGTGGGACTGGTCTTCCTCGGCCAGGAATTGCAGGCAGGCGAGTGGCTGAGCATCGCGGCCATCGTCACCGCCAACATCGTCAGCGTCGTGGCCACCATGCGCCGCAGGTGAGCGGGGACGGGCGAAGGACCGGCTTGAAAAGCCTGGCCGTGATCTTCGTCGTCGGCGAGGACGCCTGGCTGGGCTAGTGCCGTGCCGGGAACGTTGGCCGGGCCGCAGGTTTGGCGTTTCCGCGCGAAAACGCCGTTCCCCCAACGCAACCCGGACAGCGCGGTGGGTTGCGCGCCCGAGGCGATCTATGCGCGAGCCGTCCGCCTCGACCTGGACAAAGTGCTCGCAGACTCCCGCCCACCGCCCCGCATTGTGCAGCCTGGGACATGGAGACTGTCAGGCGGAGGAAACGGGGACCATTCGGTAACTGTCCCCGTGTGAGACCACGCGGCCGGCGGTAGGCGGCGGGAAGTGGGTGCCCAGGACGAGGGTGTCGGTGTCGGCGAGCGAGGCCAGCATCCGGCGTCGGGTGACCTGGGACTGTGCGGGGTCGATGTCGACGCACGAGCCGATGCCGGGGTGGGCGAACTGGATGGGGTGGTGGACGCAGTCGCCGGTGATCAGCGCTGTCTCGCCCTGGCTGGTCAGGTGGATGGCGAGGTGGCCGGGTGTGTGCCCGGGCGTGGGGAGCAGTCGCAGCCCCGAGGCGATCTCGATGCCTTCAGTGGGAATCTCGACCAGGTCGAGCAGACCTGCCTCCTCCACTGGGACCACGGAGTCGTTGAACATGTGCCGGCGCGGCTCGTCCATGCCGTAGCTGGCCCAGAACTCCCGCTCGGTGCGGGAGGTGAGGTACCGGGCGTTGCGGAAGGTGGGCACCCATGCCCCGTCCACCTGGTGGGTGTTCCATCCGACGTGGTCGGTGTGCAGGTGGGTGAGCAAGACCAGATCGACGGCCTCCGGGGCGAATCCCGCCGCGCTCAGGTTGTGCAGGTAGCCGGTGCTGAGGTTGTGCCAGGCCGGGTTCGCCCGCGTCTTGCCGTTGCCGATGCCGGTGTCGACCAGCACCCGCATCCCGTCCTTCTCGAAGGCGAAACTGTGGCTGTGCAGGTGCAGGATGCCGTCCGGGCCCGCGAAATCGGGGCGCAGCCACTCCGCCCGGTCCACCACTTCCGCGGTGGCGTCGGGCAGCAGCCAACGACCGGTCGCCGGGGGCAGGAGCACCTCGTCGATGCGATGGACGGTGAGCCCGCCGACGGTCCAGGAGGGCGTGGCGAGGAAGGGGTGGTCGACAGCAGTATTCGAGGAAGTACGCATGGTCGTTGGTTCCTTGTAGAGCGGGTACAGCGGAGTGGGCGTGCTGGATGCGGCCAGGTGGGTGACGAGCACCGAGGCGGCCCGGCCCATCCTGAAGTGCGCGGATGGCGGGGGTGCGGATTCTGTGACGCCGGGAAGGGGCCTGGGCGCCCAGGGAGGCGCAGGGCATGTGACTCCTACACTAAAAGCAACGTTCTTGCTTTAAGGTACCGTAGCCCCTATCCGCCACTAAAGCAAACGGCTAGCTTTAGGGTGTCGGTTCATGGTGCTCCGGCCGACAAGGTTTGCCCTCATCCAGCCCTGCCATGAAGGGACAACCATGTCCACTGTCGAACTCACACCCTCGGTCGACCAGGTCGAGCCCGGCCTGCGTGCCTTTGATGCAATCGCTTCGCTTTAAGGTGATGCCATGAGTCGAAAGCCGATGGTACGCCCGGGCGGGCGCAGTGCCCGGGTCCAGGAATCGGTTCACCGAGCCGTACGCGACCTGATGGCGGAATCGGGCCGGGAGGCCCTGACCGTGCCCCTGGTCGCGGCCCGGGCCGGAGTCACGCCGTCGACGATCTACCGACGGTGGGGCGACCTACAGGAGCTGCTGTCGGACGTGGCCGTCGAACGGCTGCGCCCCGAGACACCTCCGGAGGACCACGG
The sequence above is a segment of the Saccharopolyspora phatthalungensis genome. Coding sequences within it:
- a CDS encoding AAA family ATPase translates to MSSPECFVVITGGPGAGKTALVDRLAATGLARSPEAGRGVITDQLAIGGRALPWADRVLFAELMLSWDLRSYHQARRQSSPVIFDRALPDIVGYLRLNDLPVPEHVHTAAQRFRYRNRVLLAPFWPEIYRQDGERKQSLYEAERTYEHMAAAYTDYGYELVHLPRTTVEQRARFVLDELT
- a CDS encoding glycosyltransferase family 9 protein, with product MGRESVLVNFVYCHPVGHAVEAVQYCLGYRRANPDRRIGVVLNSATAVDLAAWCDAIDEVYTVDIDVFGPPTAEALAHVPAEWDWVVDDPRGHQKWQHDIFPGLRRYYELAAEHFRTTGGHTQIGAPRPSYRSHNSLRLNLPDPARDWAAELLPQHAAPTIAILPGGSAERWRYPSLSSWQRILGAVVERWPEVRVCLTGKLTDDGRTSTGFTRAEFDALAETVPNAAWALDVPLDRQLAAMQRCDLLLSPHTGFAFAALAVGTPWLSLAGNDWAEYYFNPGVPFYSVLPDPDRFPCYVLLGNTPDPVDDEGPRSPSMSSARIEADLTELLAGVAWLLSGEADFDTAMRDHARRLHTLFAGRTDLMFSVDSLLTSYL
- a CDS encoding MBL fold metallo-hydrolase; translation: MVNLTLLGVGAMNSPRYRPAGLAVRWSGHRVIIDGGGTAPEGEHVDAWLVCDERAELMPSIRRRSAALGVPAGAVEYQAGGVRLRPLPVEHTAHPTYGYVIDHHGHRAVWAPEFWTFPDWARDAELMFADAAGWDRPIRFAGGVGGHAATVQTANSAARAGIARLVFAHIGRPSIRAIDRGELPPFGEWGAEGRTYRLR
- a CDS encoding EamA family transporter, with amino-acid sequence MQTTAHARQAAADPVSAADNGGRYAGIAMMVGSGLSNQVGAAVGSLAFPVIGPAGVVAVRQWMAAVTLLAVGRPRVRSFTWQQWWPVLLLAAVFATMNLSLYSAIDRIGLGLAVTLEFLGPLAVALARSRRAVDLGCAVIAAAGVVALTRPQPTTDYLGIGLGLLAAMCWACYILLNRSVGRRLPGVEGTAAAAGLSGLLFVPIGIVVLLQHPPTPAALGCAAAAGILASAIPFLLDMLALRRVPAHFFGIFMSINPVLAATVGLVFLGQELQAGEWLSIAAIVTANIVSVVATMRRR
- a CDS encoding MBL fold metallo-hydrolase, with amino-acid sequence MGRAASVLVTHLAASSTPTPLYPLYKEPTTMRTSSNTAVDHPFLATPSWTVGGLTVHRIDEVLLPPATGRWLLPDATAEVVDRAEWLRPDFAGPDGILHLHSHSFAFEKDGMRVLVDTGIGNGKTRANPAWHNLSTGYLHNLSAAGFAPEAVDLVLLTHLHTDHVGWNTHQVDGAWVPTFRNARYLTSRTEREFWASYGMDEPRRHMFNDSVVPVEEAGLLDLVEIPTEGIEIASGLRLLPTPGHTPGHLAIHLTSQGETALITGDCVHHPIQFAHPGIGSCVDIDPAQSQVTRRRMLASLADTDTLVLGTHFPPPTAGRVVSHGDSYRMVPVSSA